Within the Gordonia westfalica genome, the region TCGCCGACGACCGGACCGCCACGTTGATCTCGGATCCGCCCGGTTCCGGCCCGAGGGTCCGATACGCGGCGGTCACCTCGTCGGCGACCCGCGGTGTGATGCCCACCTTGGTCACCATCTCGGCCATCCGGCGGCTCAGGTCGGCCAGCCGGGCGTCGTCACCGACCGCCGCCAGCGCCTCCCGGTGTGTGGCGAGCAACTCCGCCCGCACACCGCCGTCGTCCATCGACGCCGCGAACGCGTCGGCGGTCAGGGCGAATCCGTCCGGCACCGGCAGTCCGGCGGAGACCAGTTCGCCCAGATTCGCCCCTTTGCCGCCGACGAGCAACACCTGTTCGAGTCCCAATTCCGCGAAAGGCAGCACATACGTCATAGGCCCAACGATCGTCCTCTCACGGGGCAACCCCTAGTGACCAACGGTGACGAACACGAGGACCAAGGTCGGGGCCTTAGGTCCCATCACCGGCGTGAGGCCATTCGGCACTAGAGCCCCGGGAGGATTCGGGCGTGCAATGGTGGCACGGATCGCCGCGAAAGGCGCCGGCGAGAAACGGTGCAAGAGATGACCACCCCGCAACCACTCCCGTGGCCGGAGGCCCTGAAGGCCTTCGGCCGCTGCCTGGCCGGTGTCGTCGAATCCCTGCGTCGACGACGCCTCCGCCAGCCGTCGTCGAACATCGGTCGCGTCATCGCGTTCGCCGACGGAACGCGGGCCGCGGTCTACCGGGAAACCGTCCTCCACGACGGCCCGGTCACCGAGCCGGCCGGCCTCATCGTCTGCTTCCGGCTGCGGTGGGTGAAGGGGAATCGGCTCGCGCACAGACTCTTCCGCATCGAGAGCGTGTGTAACACCATCCTGTTCGCCGGATTCGACGGATTCGTGACGAAGTTGTGGATGACCGCCGACGGCAACAACCTGTATCGCGGCGTGTACGAGTGGGACGGCTACGACAGCGCCGGCGACTACGTGCGAGCCCTGTGGTGGCCGCTGATGGCGGTCGCCCAGCGGGACTCCATCCGCTTTCACGTCGTCGCCGACAGCACGCGAGAAACGCTGCTCGCCGGCGTGCCCGGCGAATCCGACGGGCACGAGTGGTGGCGTCCGGTGCCGTGCTGAGCTCAGCTCTCGCCGTCGGCCGGCGCCGGCACCTCGTCGTCGAGGATCTGCCGTACCCAGGAATCGATGTCGTCCCAGTCGCGGGCGTCCCCGTAGTGGCCGCCCATGAGGCGGAACACGATCCGACCGATGCCCGGCCAGTCGCCCTTGGCGATGGCACCGGCGAACACACGGTGCGCGCGGAGGATCCCGGTGGCGTCGAGCGTCGCGACCGCCCGGGGCAGCGGGGTCCGCGGACGCAGCCAGCGCGCCACCCGGGGTGACAGGAAGGTCGACGTGGCGCCCACCGAGGACACCGAGAACGCCCACACCTGACCGTTCGACGCCGTCGTCACCGATTTCGCGAAATCCTCTGCGATGGGCAGCCATTGACCGTTGTGGATCGCGCTACCGATCACGAGGCGGCCGCCACCGACCGGGGTGTCGTCGTGGTCGGACGGCGCACCTCCCAGATCGCGTAGCTCCACCGGATCACCACCGGCGCGCAGGCCGTCGGCGATCCTGCGGGCTATCCCCTCCGTCGCCCCGTGGGCGCTGGCGTAGACGACCACCGTGCGCATCGTCGAACCTCCCGGTCTCTGGTGTTCAGGGTGAAGCGTGTTCAGGGTGTTCAGGGTGCGGCGTGGGCGACCATCACCGGGCACGGCGCGACCTGGAGGACCGCCCGGCTCGTCGACCCGAGCAGGAGGCCACGGAATCCGCCGCGGCCCCGTGTCCCGACGACGACGAGTTGTGCGGACTGCGCGGCGTCGACGATCTCGTCAGCGGGAGAGGCGATCCCGACGCGCCGTTCGACCTTGACGTCCGGGAAGTCTTCCGAGTATCCGGCGAGCTGCTCGCCGAGCAGCTCTTCGGCCTCGTCGCGGAGTTGCCGGATGATCTGTTCGCGGCCGTAGAACGCGGTGCCCGAGAAGCCGCCGAACGCGTGCACCGCGAGCAGCGACGTCTGCAGCAGGTCGGCCTGCCGGAAGGCGTGGGCGATCGCGGCGGTGGACGTCGGCGAACCGTCGACCCCGACGACCACCGGTCCCGTCGACGGCGGCGATCCCCCGACGATGACCACCGGGCACTCCGCGTGCACTGCCGCATCGTCGCTGACGGACCCGAGCAGCAGCCCGCGAACTCCACCGAGCCCGCGCCGGCCCACGACCAGTTCGTGTGCCTCGGCGGACGCGTTCCGCAGCGCGAGGACCGGGGAGCCGCCGAGGACCTCGCCTTCGACCCGGACGTCGGGATCGATCTCGTGCGCCAGTGCGGTCGCGTCCTCGACGGCCCGCCGGGCGCCGGCCTGCATCGCCTCGGTGACCGCGTCTGAGGTCATCATCGCGGTCGGTGCGTACGCGTACGGGATGAGCCCGACCGCGGACAGCACCTTCAGCGGGCGGCGCTCGCGGGATGCGGCCGCCACCGCCCAGCGAACGGCGTTCAGCGCGAACTCCGAGCCGTCGACGCCGACGACGATCGGTGCGCTCGGATCGATCGGCCGGGTCGGTGAATCTGTCATGGCGAATTCCTTTGTCGAACGGTCTGGACGATGACGACGACCATCGCCACCGCGGTGCCTGCGATGCCGACCACGAGCACGACGCGGGCGATCGTCGGCCACGGAACGGCGGTGTCGCCGAAGTCGAACGGGAACACCTGCCAGAGCCGGACCAGCGCGGCCAGCCCGAATGCGTTGACGACCAGCTCCCCCAGCGCCCTGACCGGCGGCGGGTCGGCGACGAGATAGATGGCATTCGCGACGATCGCGGCGATCAGCGGAGCGACCACCCAGCCGAGGACCCGCGAGAAGTCGTCGGTCAGGAAGGGAACCGCCTCCCACCCCGGCCAGCCGAGGACCGCCCCCAGCAGCACGGCGTTGACGGCGATGCTCACCGAGTAGCCGACACGCCTGTGCGAGGCGTCCGCATCGCGGACCGAGAACGACTCCGAGGTGGTCACGGCTGCACTCCGAGGGATGTCGACGGCGCCGAGGGGTCTTCGGGGACCGACGCCTCCGGCACCTCTCATCGTCGTCGTGGGGTCGGCGTCGAACCGGAGTCGAAGGTCATCGGGAACGGCGCTGAAAGTCCCGCAGCCGGGGTGTGTCAGGGTCGTCAGCCGCTGACGAGCACCCAGATCCCGAACGCCACCCACGCGATGGTGCCGAGGATGTTGACGCCGAGCGCGGCCATCAGCAGGGCGTCGCGACGCCCCTCCGCCCGATTGATGCCGATGATGGTGAGCGCCATCCCGACGATCGTGCCGAGACAGAGCGGGAAGCCGAGGATACCGACGATCAGTCCGGCCAGTCCGTACGTGTTGACACCCGACGACGGAACCTGCTGTCCACCAGCAGGTCCGGGAGGCGGATAGCCGGGTTGCGGCGGGTACGGCGCCTGCGGTTGTGCGTGGCCCGGCTGTGTACCCGGATGTGGCGGTGCGTGGCCGGCGGCCGGGGTGCCGACCGGCTGGGGCGGCGCCGTGCGGGGCTGAGGCGGTGGCGTGTGCTGCGGAGGTTGCGCTGCCGTGAGCCCGGCCGGCGCACGGTGCAGTTGCGCCCACTGCTCGGGTCGTAGATCGGCCGGACCGACGGCGCCGAAGACCGCACCCGCTTGGGCGACGACGCCGGGACGCAGATCGAGTCCGTGCAACGTGCCCGCCACCGGAGCGCCGACCGTGAGCCGGCCGGACGGGGAATCGAGCGTCGCGAGCGGCTCACCGGCCCGCACGACCTGCCCGCTCCGGGCATGGACACCGGAGATCACCGTGCCGGGCGGGACCGTGGGGAACGCGATCCGGCGGGCGGATGCGTCCACCGCGGTCGCCGGCAGCGGCGGGTCGGTGGGGCGCGCCGCGTTCTGCGGGACACCGCCGGCCTCCTCGACGTCCACGTTGGTCGAGCGAAGGAGTCCGCCCTGGGCGACGACGATCTTGGGGTCGCCAATCCGGGCTACGCGACCCACCGACGACAGCGCCGATTGCAGCATCGGGATGCTGCTGGTGCCGCCGGTGACGTAGACGATGACCGGCCCCTTGGGTCCGGTGCCGGCGGCGTCGGCCCGGGCGATGGCATCCCGGGTGAGTTCGACGGCCCGCTCCACGAACGGCGCGATCATCGACTCGAACTCGCGGCGGGTGAGCAACAGCGTGCGCTGGGTGCCGGGCAGTTCGATGACGGCCTGCGCGGTGTCGGAGAGGGCCTCCTTGGCGGCGCGCACGTGGTCGGCGAGGGCGATGGCGGCGGCCGGGGCGCGGAGTCGGGCCGAGAGCTCGGGGTCGAGTTCGGCGGCCTCGTCGTGCACCCAGCGGATCATCCGGGCGTCGAGGTCACGCCCGCCGAGGTTGTTGTCGCCGCCCGACCCGGTGACGGTGAAGCCGTCGGCCCCGGCACGGATGAGAACCGCGACATCGCAGGTGCCGGCGCCGAAGTCGAAGACGCACATCCGTTCATCGCCGGTCACGTCGTGCCCGCGGTAGACGTAATACCAAGCGGCGGCGAGCGATTCGGAGGCGATTCGCAACCGGTCGGCGGAGATCCCGGCGCGTTCGGCGGCTCGTCGGAGCACGCCTTTGCGTCGTTCGCTCCACTTGTCGGGGTGGGTGAGGATGACCGAGTCGAAGGCGGGCAGACCGCTGTGGCGCAGCGCGGTCTGGTGCACGTGACGCAGCACGGCGCCGATGAGGTCCTCGATCGGCCAGAACCGGTCGCCGAGCTCGATCTCGCCCTCGTCGATCCGCGACTTCGGGGAGTCCTCATACGCGTCGGGAGCCTGCACGCGGCGGTGCACGGCGTCGTGTCCGACGACGACCGTGCCCTCGCCCGCGAACACCGCCGACGGCATGGCCGGACCACTCTGCCCCAGCGGCACGATGACCGGCTCCGCCAACCCGACCCGGTATGCGGCCGCCGTGTTGCTGGTACCGAAGTCGATACACAGTCGCCGTCGGGTCTCCTGCGTCACGAGGCCACCTCCCACCATCCGCCCTGAGGCACATGGTTACACAACCGACCGGCGTTCATCCGGTGGGCGCTCGAAGAACCCGGGCGATCGACTTGCGGACGTTGTCGACGGCGACGATCTTGTTGCGCAGGTCGGCCGCGGTCTTCTCCCGGTCGGCGGCCGACTTCTTGGCCTCCACCGCGGCGTCGTTGATGACCTTCGTCGACTCGGCGAGCAGACGTTCGAGCAGTTCGTCGTAGGCGATCTGCAGGTCGGCACTCGCCTCGGACTTGATCGACTGCAGCTGGGACCGGACGTCGGCCTTCATGTCGTTGACCGCCTTGGTCAGCCATTTGCGGTGGTTCTCCTTGCCGACCTTCGACGCCCGGAACCCGACCACCACACCGGCCCACACGGGTACGGCCACCACGTTGACCACCGGGATGATCGCCAGCGGACCGCCGGCGGCGACGATCGACAGCAGCACCGGGTCGACCATGTTCTTCCACGGCGAGATCTTCTCCTGCTCACGCAGCTTGAGGTCGGACACGTTGCCGGAGATCCGGTCGACGAGCTCGCCGGAGATGGTGGCGTCGGCGAAGAGATTGTCGGCGATCCGCTCGATCCCGGCGACGAAGAACGCGCTGACCTCGCGGGCCGCGGCCTCGAGGTCGACGGTCATCTGCCCGATCAGTTCCTGTCCGGCGCGGTGCGGTTCGTAGAAGCGGAGCTTGTCGATGCGCGTCGACCACTGGCCGAGGAGCTTGTCGAAGCGGTCGCGGATCAGGTCGTCGGTCTGCAACGACGCGGCGGTGATGTCCTGGTTGAGCCGCGCGCGCCACTCGCGGCGTCGATCCTTGAGGCGCTGCAGGCGATCTCGTTCGGCTTCGATGTCGGCGCGTTCGGCCGGGGTCGCGGTGGCGGCCTTCATCTCCAGGACGAGGCGCTTGCGGACGTCGTCGAGTCCGGCGAAGGTCAGTTGCAGCGCATTGCGTTCCGGCGACGCCGCCCCCTCGGCCACCAGCGGGGTGAGGGCGTCGACGAGTTCGGGGATGCCCGACGCGGCGAGCGCCCGTTCGCGGCGTTCGGGGTCGGTGATGGCGGCGGCCTGTTCGGCGATGCGGTTGGAGATGCCGATGATCGGGATGTGTGCGAAACGAGGTGCGTTGGCGCCGATCAGTTTTCGGTTCTCGGCGACCATGCTTCGCCACTGCCTCATCACCAGGTCGGTCTTGGTGACCACCAGGACCACCGAGGCGACCTCCTCGCTGACACTGCCGAGGAAGGCGAGTTCGGGGGCCGACAGCGGTGCGGTCGCGTCGCACACCATCACGAGTACCGACGCGCCGCGGGCCGCGCTCACCGCGGCTTCGACGTGTTCGGGGACCAGCGACCCCACCCCCGGGGTGTCGACGATGGTGACACCGGGCAGCAACGGCGAGTCGACGGCGACGCGGGCCGAGACCGGCGGCACAAGAACGGAATCGACCGCAGTGCCGGGGGCGAGGCGTTCGGCGGGGACGCCCGCCGCGTTCCGGCCGCCGACGGTGACCCAGGAGGCGAGGTCGGCGACCGGGATGCGTTGTGCCGCACCGGGAAACTCGACGAGTGCTGAACCGACCGGCAGATCCTCGGTGGCCGGGGTGAACCGGACGTAGACCGAGGTGGTGATCTCGGTGTCGACCGGCGCCAGTCCGCTCACGCCGACGAGGCTGTTGACCAGCGAGCTCTTGCCGCGGCTGACCTCGCCGATCACCACGACGGTCCCCTGCGGGGCGGGCCGGTCCTTCACGCGCAGAGCACGGTCGGCGATGGCATCCTCGCCGTGTTTGCGCAGCATGTCCACGGCCGTCCGCAGCACGGCGTCGGGGGTGGGAGCGGCGGGTTTGGCGGGTGTCTTCTCCAGACTCATCGGGCCACTCCTCGTCTCACTGCCGGCCGGCTCAATTGGTCCACCGTCCGCGGCGCACCAGCTGATAGGTCTGTTCGAGTACCAGCAACGCCTCCCGTTCGGCCGACGTCGCGGCGAAGGCACGGCGGGTGCGGCAGTCGGTGGCGCGTTCCCGTGCGGCGTCGGCGATCTGGGGCGGTGCGGCATTCGGCGGCAGCGACAACAGCACGCGCACATCGCGACTCGCGACGACCAGGTTCAGCTCGCCGATCAGCTCGCTGTCCGGTTGCCAGCGGGCGAGCGCCTCGAGCGCGGCGACCTCGCGCACCCGGTGCAGCTCGGGAGCGGTCTCGGCCTCCTCGATCGCCTCCAGGAAGGCATCGCGGCGTGCGCTGCGGTACGCCGCCTCGCGCAGTTCGGCCAGCACCGTGCGTGCCTTGAGGATGTCGCCGACCGCGAGGAAGCGCCGGCCGATCGCGAGGCGGAGTTCGTCGATACCCGAGACCCGGTGCAGCCATTCGCAATACGCACGCGCACCCTGGCCGGCGACGTCGGCGCCGGCGTCCATCGCATACGTTCCGACCAGGTCCTCCAGCCGGCCGAGCAGGTCGACGTCGAGACCCGGTGGCGGCGGGGCCGCGCCGTCGAGGATGCTCAGCAGCTCCCACGATTCGAGGGCTCCTCGGCGGGAGATCTGCGCGGTCTCACGTTCGGTCACCCCGCAGACCCCGGCCTCGGCCATGAGTCCCGACACCGCGACCACCGCACCCGCGATCGCCGGGAACCGCCGCCAGACCCGTCGGGCGATCTCCTGGGCCTTGAGCATCGGGTTGTCGGCGGCGATGAGGTCGGCGTGCGAGATCACCAGGATCGTGTTCTGCGCCGACGCCCCGGCGTCGGAGAGGAACGCCACCTCGTCGGCCTTGGGGCCCGCCGCGTCGTCGAGCAGGAACAGGATGACGTCGGGTCGCGGGAGTCGGCTCTCTCCGGAGAACACCCGGCGGGTGGCGATCTCGGCGGTGTCGGTGAACCCGGACAGACCCGGGGTGTCGATGACCCGGAACCGTTCGCGGAGCAGGCGTGACGGGGTGTGGACGACCGCGTGGTCGATGTCGTCGGGACGCCGGCCCAGATCGCCGCGCATGGTTCCGGGGATCTCGGTGACGGTGCCGTCGAGGCCGACGACCTCGACGCGCTGCGGGTTGCCCTCGGTGTAGAGGGCGGCGACCTTGGTGCACTCGGCGCGGTCGGTGGGCGCGACGCGGTCGCCGACGAGCGCGTTCAGCAGCGTCGACTTGCCGGCGCTGACGCGTCCCACGAGCGCGACCGTGAGCGGGTTCGCCAGCTGCGCACGCAGGGAACCGATCACCGTGGCGTCGGGCGCGAGCGGGGTGACCTCGTCGAGCAACTGCTCCACGCGTCCCCGCACGGTCATGCGTTGCTCCACGCGATCGGTCCTCCAGTTCACGGACATTGCCTCGTTTTAGTGCACTGTGTCGTCGCCGCCGGGAACATTCCCGCGTCGCCGACACTCCTAGTCACGTGACGAGAATTCTCCACCACCGTCGACGCCCTGACAGTCGACCGGATGACGGTATCCGGGCCGAGGTCGCTCGCGTCGCAGATCCGAGCAGGAGCGGAAGGCCATGACCGACAGTGACACCAGTTGGGACGATCCCCTCGACGGGGACGACCTCGAGTCCTGGTTGCGCGAGAGCGACCCGCCCGGTGAGCTGGCCGTACCCGCCGCGGCCTGGGATTCCGCGGTCGAGACCGCCTTTGATCCCTCCCACGAACCGACCGAGGACCTGACCGCCGCACCGGGCCCGGATCCGCTGGACGGGGAATCCGCCGACGGTTCCCCCGATCCCGAGCTCGCGGGGTTCGAAGACGATCTCGGCGCCGATCCCGGCGGGGACGACACCTTCGACAGCCCGGACGTCTTCGGCACCGACGACGACGTCAGCGACGAGTCATTCGGAGATACGACTTTCGACGACTCCTCCCTCGGCGACGACTTCTGAGGATGGACACTTCTGGGGTGTCTTCGTGGACCGACGAATCCGGATCGGGCGCAGACCTTCTCGAGCGCGCACGCGCCGGCGACCAGCAGGCCTTCACCGCGCTCGTCGAGCAGCACCGGGATCGACTGTGGGCCATCTGTTTACGCATCACCGGCAACCAGCACGACGCGGAGGACGCCCTCCAGGACGCACTGGTCGCCGCGTGGCGTGCGATCGGCACTTTCCGGGGCGACGCACAGTTGTCGACGTGGCTGTACCGGATCGGGTCGAACGCGGCGCTGGCGCGTATCCGCAAACGGTCCGACGCCGACGACATCGACGATCACGACCCGGTGAGTTCGCTCGACGTCGCGCAGCAGGTCGTCGTCTCCGACCGCATCCAGGAGGCGTTGTCGCAGGTCCCGGACGCGTACCGGGCCACTTTCGTCCTACGGGTCTACGGCGAACTGAGCTATTCGGAGATCGCCGAGGCGCAGGGCATCGGCCTGCAGACCGTGCGCAGCCGGATCTCGCGGGCACGGTCGATCCTCGCGGAGTTGCTCGCAGATCTGCGGTGACTCCGCCAATCGTTGTGCTCCGCTAACGAATTGCTCTCTGCCGGCCGATGTTTCGGCCATTCGGAATATGCGTGGGCCACCCGCTACGCGGATATGCTCGTCGACGTGTTCATCGGCGGGCAGGTCCTCTGATCGGATGATCGACTCCTCCCAGGGAACAAACTCCGCCAGGTTCGTCTCCAAGTAACCAGAGCACGAAAAACCACAACCCACACCATCCCTGGAAGGAAACACCATGAGCACCGAGATCCCCGAAGACGCAGTACTCGTCGACACCGACGGCGACGGCGCGGTCGACGCCGCACTGACCGACGTCGACGGCGACGGCACCACCGACGCCGTCCTCGACACCGACGGTGACGGCCAGGCCGACTCCATCGCCTACGACACCGACGCCGACGGCGAGATCGACGTCATCGAGGCCGACACCGACGCCGACGGCGAGATCGACGTCATCGAGGCCGACACCGACGGCGACGGCTACTCCGACATCGCGGTCGCCGACACCGATGGCGACGGCACCTTCGACACCGCCGTCGATGACGAGGGCAATGTCGAGGTCGGCGACTTCGGCAGCGTCGACGGCGGCGACGCGGTCTGATCCGACAAGTCCACTCTCACGCCGAATCCCGGTCGCCTTTCGCGGCCGGGATTTCGCGTTGAGTCCGATTGGCCGGAACCCATGTCCGATTCGTCATACTGTCCGGTGTGCGAGCTGACCTGATACTCCTGGCCGACCCCGATCGCGGAAACATCGGCGCACTGGAGTTCGCCATTCCGGTGTGGGCGACCGCGACCGCGCTCGTGCTCGTCCTCATCGTGGCCTGGCTCTTCGGTTCTGTCGCGAAGTGGCTGTTACGCCGCCGTGCGCGCCTGAACACGACATCCTGCATGGTGCTCTCGATCCTCGGCACGGCTGTCGGACTGTTCATCGCCGGCGCCGTCGATCACCGCATGAACATCTGGCACCCGGTGACCATCCTCCTCGGACTGGTCAGTTCGATCGTGGCGGTCGGCGCCTACGCGCTCGTCGCGGCACGGTTGCAGAGCCCGACCGGCATCTCGGTCCCCGAGCTCCTGGAGTCCGGGGAATCCGAACGTGTCGAGTTCAAGTCGACCGCCCGCATGAACCTGCGCACCAAACAGCGGGATCCCGCGATGGAGGCGGTGATCGTGAAGACGGTCGCCGCATTCCTCAACTCCGACGGCGGGAACCTGCTGATCGGCGTCGACGACGACGGCACTCCCCTCGGTCTCGACGCCGATTTCACGTTGCTGCGCCAGCCCGACGCCGACCGGTTCGAGCTGTGGTTGCGGGACACGCTGACCACCATGCTGGGTCAGAGCACCGCCGCGGAGGTGGGCATCTTCTTCGAACAGGTCGCGCGCCCGGCCGATGCGACCGCAGACTCCGAAGGCCCCGCCGAGGTTCCGGTGTGCCGGGTGGAGTGCACCCCGTCGCCGCGGCCGGTGTACCTGCGCGGCACGAAGAACAATGCACTCCCCGAGTTCTGGGTGCGGGCCGGCAACTCCAGCCGGCAGTTGAGCGTCGACCAGGCCGCCGAATACGTCATGTACCGCTGGCCGCTCGGCGTCGGGCGCGCGGTGGCAGCCCAGGTCCAGGCCGCCGTGCGGTTCTCGTCGGTCTAGTTCCTCCCGCAAACCCACCCTTTTTCGGCATTTCCACCCCCTTGCGAGCCGGTGGCTTTGCCGAAAAGGGGTGGGTTTGCGGAAAGAGGACCGGAACCGTGAGCGAGGAGATCCGCTTCGTCCAGATGACGCCTCCCGGATCGAACTGCTCGATCGCCTTCGGCAAGGCCATCACCGACAGGGCACCCGGGTCCACCGGCCCGCTCATCATCTGTGTCACCGACATCGACGCCGCACACGAACAGCTGATCGCAGCGGGCGTCGACGCCAGCGAGGTCGACGTACAGCCTTGGGGTCACTTCGTGTACTTCACCGACCCGGATGGCAACCATTGGTCGGCGCAGTACCTGCCCTACCGCGACAACTGAGCGCAGGCCCGCCATGGGCCGTGGCTACGGTGGGATATGCGATCCCCCATCGACGACTATCTCCACCAGGTACTGCGCGACTGCCGCGATGACGACGCCGGCGACGTCATGTCCGGCAACCGTGAACTCGAGCGGGCGGATCCGACGTCCTTCGGCATCGCCCTGGCCACCGTCGACGGGACCGTCTACACCGCCGGCGACGCCGACCACGAGTTCTCCATGCAGTCCATCGCGAAGCTGCCCGCCTATGCACTCGCGCTGCAGGACCGGGGACTCGACGGTGTCCTCGACCGCGTCGACACCGAACCGTCCGGCGACGCCTTCAACGAGATCTCGCTCGAGGCCGAGACCGGCCGACCCCGCAACGCGCTCATCAACGCCGGGGCCATCGCCGTCCACGGGATGCTCGACGGTGACGGCGCCACCGAACGGGTCGACCGGATCGTCGACCTGGTGAGTACCCTCGCGGGCCGAAAAGTGTCTGTGGACTCCGAGGTTCACTCTTCCGAACTCGCCTCCGACGACCACAACACCGCCCTCGCCTACCTGCTGAGGTCGGCGGGCAAGCTGGACTACGAACCCGACGAGGTCGTCGACGGATACGCCGCGCAGTGCGCGATCAAGGTGAGCTGCCGCGACCTCGCGGTCATGGGATCGATACTCGCGAACGGCGGACTGTCGACGACCACCGACGACGAACGCCTCCTCGACGGCCGGATCACCCGGCACCTGCTGTCGGTGATGGCCACCTGCGGCATGTACGACGGCAGCGGCAGCTGGATGGCAAGGGTCGGGATACCCGCGAAAAGCGGTGTGAGCGGGGCGATCCTGGGTGTACTGCCCGGACAGGTCGGGGTCGCGGTGTGGTCGCCTCGTCTCGACGAGCAGGGCAACAGCGTACGCGGGGTCGC harbors:
- a CDS encoding AlbA family DNA-binding domain-containing protein, with the translated sequence MRADLILLADPDRGNIGALEFAIPVWATATALVLVLIVAWLFGSVAKWLLRRRARLNTTSCMVLSILGTAVGLFIAGAVDHRMNIWHPVTILLGLVSSIVAVGAYALVAARLQSPTGISVPELLESGESERVEFKSTARMNLRTKQRDPAMEAVIVKTVAAFLNSDGGNLLIGVDDDGTPLGLDADFTLLRQPDADRFELWLRDTLTTMLGQSTAAEVGIFFEQVARPADATADSEGPAEVPVCRVECTPSPRPVYLRGTKNNALPEFWVRAGNSSRQLSVDQAAEYVMYRWPLGVGRAVAAQVQAAVRFSSV
- the glsA gene encoding glutaminase A — encoded protein: MRSPIDDYLHQVLRDCRDDDAGDVMSGNRELERADPTSFGIALATVDGTVYTAGDADHEFSMQSIAKLPAYALALQDRGLDGVLDRVDTEPSGDAFNEISLEAETGRPRNALINAGAIAVHGMLDGDGATERVDRIVDLVSTLAGRKVSVDSEVHSSELASDDHNTALAYLLRSAGKLDYEPDEVVDGYAAQCAIKVSCRDLAVMGSILANGGLSTTTDDERLLDGRITRHLLSVMATCGMYDGSGSWMARVGIPAKSGVSGAILGVLPGQVGVAVWSPRLDEQGNSVRGVAVFERLSRDMELHMMHVAPSGLPALRSVEERDGTTVVEVQGDVRFAGAEIIATRACEGFSTGRVILDLTHVRVMDDAARGLLREVASRLEDDHDVRIEDPNELMDSGPDDRDTRNREK
- a CDS encoding dynamin family protein; this encodes MSLEKTPAKPAAPTPDAVLRTAVDMLRKHGEDAIADRALRVKDRPAPQGTVVVIGEVSRGKSSLVNSLVGVSGLAPVDTEITTSVYVRFTPATEDLPVGSALVEFPGAAQRIPVADLASWVTVGGRNAAGVPAERLAPGTAVDSVLVPPVSARVAVDSPLLPGVTIVDTPGVGSLVPEHVEAAVSAARGASVLVMVCDATAPLSAPELAFLGSVSEEVASVVLVVTKTDLVMRQWRSMVAENRKLIGANAPRFAHIPIIGISNRIAEQAAAITDPERRERALAASGIPELVDALTPLVAEGAASPERNALQLTFAGLDDVRKRLVLEMKAATATPAERADIEAERDRLQRLKDRRREWRARLNQDITAASLQTDDLIRDRFDKLLGQWSTRIDKLRFYEPHRAGQELIGQMTVDLEAAAREVSAFFVAGIERIADNLFADATISGELVDRISGNVSDLKLREQEKISPWKNMVDPVLLSIVAAGGPLAIIPVVNVVAVPVWAGVVVGFRASKVGKENHRKWLTKAVNDMKADVRSQLQSIKSEASADLQIAYDELLERLLAESTKVINDAAVEAKKSAADREKTAADLRNKIVAVDNVRKSIARVLRAPTG
- a CDS encoding GTPase gives rise to the protein MTVRGRVEQLLDEVTPLAPDATVIGSLRAQLANPLTVALVGRVSAGKSTLLNALVGDRVAPTDRAECTKVAALYTEGNPQRVEVVGLDGTVTEIPGTMRGDLGRRPDDIDHAVVHTPSRLLRERFRVIDTPGLSGFTDTAEIATRRVFSGESRLPRPDVILFLLDDAAGPKADEVAFLSDAGASAQNTILVISHADLIAADNPMLKAQEIARRVWRRFPAIAGAVVAVSGLMAEAGVCGVTERETAQISRRGALESWELLSILDGAAPPPPGLDVDLLGRLEDLVGTYAMDAGADVAGQGARAYCEWLHRVSGIDELRLAIGRRFLAVGDILKARTVLAELREAAYRSARRDAFLEAIEEAETAPELHRVREVAALEALARWQPDSELIGELNLVVASRDVRVLLSLPPNAAPPQIADAARERATDCRTRRAFAATSAEREALLVLEQTYQLVRRGRWTN
- a CDS encoding Hsp70 family protein is translated as MTQETRRRLCIDFGTSNTAAAYRVGLAEPVIVPLGQSGPAMPSAVFAGEGTVVVGHDAVHRRVQAPDAYEDSPKSRIDEGEIELGDRFWPIEDLIGAVLRHVHQTALRHSGLPAFDSVILTHPDKWSERRKGVLRRAAERAGISADRLRIASESLAAAWYYVYRGHDVTGDERMCVFDFGAGTCDVAVLIRAGADGFTVTGSGGDNNLGGRDLDARMIRWVHDEAAELDPELSARLRAPAAAIALADHVRAAKEALSDTAQAVIELPGTQRTLLLTRREFESMIAPFVERAVELTRDAIARADAAGTGPKGPVIVYVTGGTSSIPMLQSALSSVGRVARIGDPKIVVAQGGLLRSTNVDVEEAGGVPQNAARPTDPPLPATAVDASARRIAFPTVPPGTVISGVHARSGQVVRAGEPLATLDSPSGRLTVGAPVAGTLHGLDLRPGVVAQAGAVFGAVGPADLRPEQWAQLHRAPAGLTAAQPPQHTPPPQPRTAPPQPVGTPAAGHAPPHPGTQPGHAQPQAPYPPQPGYPPPGPAGGQQVPSSGVNTYGLAGLIVGILGFPLCLGTIVGMALTIIGINRAEGRRDALLMAALGVNILGTIAWVAFGIWVLVSG
- a CDS encoding RNA polymerase sigma factor; this encodes MDTSGVSSWTDESGSGADLLERARAGDQQAFTALVEQHRDRLWAICLRITGNQHDAEDALQDALVAAWRAIGTFRGDAQLSTWLYRIGSNAALARIRKRSDADDIDDHDPVSSLDVAQQVVVSDRIQEALSQVPDAYRATFVLRVYGELSYSEIAEAQGIGLQTVRSRISRARSILAELLADLR
- a CDS encoding flavodoxin domain-containing protein yields the protein MRTVVVYASAHGATEGIARRIADGLRAGGDPVELRDLGGAPSDHDDTPVGGGRLVIGSAIHNGQWLPIAEDFAKSVTTASNGQVWAFSVSSVGATSTFLSPRVARWLRPRTPLPRAVATLDATGILRAHRVFAGAIAKGDWPGIGRIVFRLMGGHYGDARDWDDIDSWVRQILDDEVPAPADGES
- a CDS encoding universal stress protein; translated protein: MTDSPTRPIDPSAPIVVGVDGSEFALNAVRWAVAAASRERRPLKVLSAVGLIPYAYAPTAMMTSDAVTEAMQAGARRAVEDATALAHEIDPDVRVEGEVLGGSPVLALRNASAEAHELVVGRRGLGGVRGLLLGSVSDDAAVHAECPVVIVGGSPPSTGPVVVGVDGSPTSTAAIAHAFRQADLLQTSLLAVHAFGGFSGTAFYGREQIIRQLRDEAEELLGEQLAGYSEDFPDVKVERRVGIASPADEIVDAAQSAQLVVVGTRGRGGFRGLLLGSTSRAVLQVAPCPVMVAHAAP